Proteins from a genomic interval of Lolium perenne isolate Kyuss_39 chromosome 1, Kyuss_2.0, whole genome shotgun sequence:
- the LOC127318758 gene encoding uncharacterized protein: MAQQTQQENTSGPMLTEDEEEHHRGDRPLLPVYAQEKQEAKPSPLPVKSGSMRSKSRIEEEASGSCSVRSLSFSKLFSFRVTTSTTAMDIDHLAAAEDACAEQLKQQQLKPVCRSQSMPMTSIRRFPQSHRKRVADSSSLTRFRVSSMPVPALESSQSDSAEAQEGAEGSKQEDEEEVGEEEAVCRICMVALGEGGNVLKLECRCKGELALAHRDCALKWFSIKGNANCDVCGHDVLNLPVTLRRVRNNAPPPLPPSPASAVATPPGSGSGFMGFWRHRTAILVVVSMLAYFCFLEQLLVDDHGTAALAISLPFAGVLGLFSSLTTSKMVSSRRYVWIYSAVQFLFVVLFTHLFYRYVRLQAVIAIILSTFAGFGVAICANAVLLQIIRWRARRVPTSPSDLQMAQP; the protein is encoded by the exons ATGGCTCAGCAGACACAGCAG GAGAACACGAGCGGCCCGATGTTGACGGAAGACGAAGAGGAGCATCATCGTGGGGATCGTCCGCTGCTTCCAGTATATGCACAAGAGAAGCAGGAGGCCAAGCCATCGCCATTGCCGGTGAAGAGCGGGAGCATGCGATCAAAATCAAGAATTGAGGAGGAGGCGTCTGGATCCTGCAGCGTCCGGTCATTGTCATTCTCCAAGCTTTTCAGCTTCAGGGTCACCACCTCCACGACTGCCATGGACATTGATCATCTGGCTGCTGCTGAAGATGCTTGTGCA GaacaactaaagcagcagcaactGAAGCCGGTGTGCCGCTCGCAGTCGATGCCCATGACCAGCATCAGGAGgttcccccagagtcacagaaaGAGGGTGGCGGACTCGAGCTCGCTCACCCGGTTCCGGGTGTCGTCGATGCCCGTGCCAGCACTAGAGTCATCACAATCAGACTCAGCAGAAGCACAAGAAGGAGCTGAAGGATCCAagcaggaggatgaagaggaggttGGAGAAGAGGAGGCAGTCTGCAGGATCTGCATGGTGGCTCTGGGAGAAGGGGGGAATGTTCTGAAGCTGGAGTGCCGGTGCAAGGGCGAGCTCGCCCTGGCGCACCGGGATTGCGCCCTGAAATGGTTTAGCATCAAGGGCAACGCCAACTGCGACGTCTGCGGCCACGACGTGCTGAACCTGCCTGTCACGCTCCGCCGCGTCCGCAACAATGCTCCTCCGCCGCTACCACCGTCTCCGGCTTCTGCTGTTGCAACTCCTCCAGGCAGTGGCAGCGGATTCATGGGGTTTTGGCGGCACCGCACGGCGATCCTGGTGGTGGTGAGCATGCTGGCCTACTTCTGCTTCCTGGAGCAGCTGCTGGTGGACGACCATGGCACCGCCGCCCTAGCCATCTCATTGCCTTTCGCCGGCGTCCTCGGCCTCTTCTCCTCCCTCACCACATCCAAGATGGTGTCCTCCAGGAGATACGTCTGGATCTACTCCGCTGTCCAGTTCCTCTTCGTCGTCCTCTTCACCCACCTCTTCTACCGCtatgtgcggctgcaggccgtcaTCGCCATCATCCTCTCCACCTTTGCCGGGTTTGGTGTTGCCATCTGTGCCAACGCCGTGCTCCTCCAGATCATCAGGTGGAGAGCCAGGCGCGTCCCGACATCACCATCAGACCTTCAGATGGCCCAGCCATAG
- the LOC127318768 gene encoding uncharacterized protein: MEARRISASPRPCNGRRVVARKRPRHEAPVSSVRKLQRREISSRRDRSFAMNSAHERFRNIQLQEEFDTHDPKENSSLLPYVRKRSKIIEIVAAKDIVFALSQSGVCAAFSRVTNKRICFLNGCPDEVVRSLFYNKNNDSLITVSVYGSENFSALRCKTTRIEYIRRGKPDAGYPLFETESLKWPGFVEFDDVNGKVLTYSAQDSTYKVFDLKNYTLLYSISDKNVQEIKISPGIMLLIYTRTSSSIPLKILSIEDGTVLKFFNHLLHRNKKVDFIEQFNEKLLVKQDGENLQILDVRNFQLTEVSSTEFMTPSAFIFLYELQLFLTFRNRSVAVWNFRGELVTSFEDHLLWHPDCNTNNIYITSDQDLIISYCKADSSDSSSEENAGSINISNILTGKCLAKIKAGDFSKQKKTWKFQSTITEALEDITALYYDEERDEIYTGNRHGLVHVWAN, encoded by the exons ATGGAGGCGAGGCGGATCTCGGCGAGCCCCCGGCCGTGCAACGGCCGGCGGGTGGTGGCCAGGAAGCGGCCCAGGCACGAGGCGCCCGTCAGCAGCGTCAGGAAGCTCCAGCGCAGGGAGATCAGCTCAAGACGCGACCGCTCCTTCGCCATGAACTCCGCGCACGAGCGCTTCCGCAACATTCAGCTGCAG GAAGAGTTCGACACACATGATCCCAAGGAGAACAGTTCGCTACTGCCGTATGTGAGGAAAAGGTCTAAAATTATCGAGATAGTTGCAGCAAAAGATATAGTTTTCGCTTTATCACAGTCAGGAGTATGCGCTGCTTTTAGTAGAG TGACAAATAAGAGAATATGCTTTCTGAATGGGTGTCCTGATGAGGTTGTTCGTAGTTTGTTCTACAACAAGAACAATGATTCCCTCATTACTGTGTCAGTATATGGCTCTGAAAATTTCAGTGCCCTGCGATGCAAGACAACTCGCATAGA GTATATACGCCGTGGAAAGCCGGATGCTGGTTATCCTCTCTTTGAAACAGAGTCCTTGAAATGGCCTGGATTTGTGGAGTTTGATGATGTCAATGGAAAGGTTTTAACCTATTCTGCTCAAGACAG CACTTACAAGGTGTTCGACTTGAAAAACTACACACTACTGTATTCCATATCTGACAAGAATGTTCAAGAAATAAAGATAAG TCCTGGCATAATGCTATTGATTTATACAAGAACAAGCAGCTCTATTCCTCTGAAGATTCTTTCTATTGAGGATGGTACAGTTCTGAAGTTCTTCAACCACCTTCTCCATCGGAATAAGAAGGTGGATTTCATTGAACAATTCAATGAAAAGCTCTTGGTCAAGCAGGATGGGGAGAATCTTCAAATACTTGAT GTACGGAACTTCCAGTTGACTGAAGTGAGCAGTACTGAGTTCATGACTCCATCTGCCTTCATCTTTCTGTATGAACTCCAGTTGTTTTTGACTTTCCGGAATCGATCTGTGGCAGTATGGAATTTCCGTGGTGAACTAGTAACATCATTTGAGGATCACCTGTTGTGGCACCCTGACTGCAATACCAATAACATATACATAACTAGTGATCAAGATCTTATTATTTCTTACTGCAAGGCTGATTCCAGTGATTCATCTTCAGAAGAAAATG CTGGCTCTATAAACATCAGCAACATACTGACAGGAAAATGCTTGGCCAAAATAAAGGCTGGGGACTTCAGCAAGCAAAAGAAGACGTGGAAGTTCCAGAGTACAATCACAGAAGCTCTTGAGGACATCACAGCTCTGTACTATGATGAAGAGCGTGATGAGATCTACACGGGTAACCGTCATGGCCTTGTTCATGTTTGGGCAAATTGA